The following coding sequences lie in one Polynucleobacter necessarius genomic window:
- a CDS encoding ABC transporter permease subunit — protein MFDLEALLLSLKLALWTLTLILPFGVWVAHTLQGMGRMRSWIEAGLALPLVLPPTVLGYYLLVGLGGKGIFGVPLVFSFTGILIASLIVNLPFAIQPIQRAFEAIQPEIREAAQVSGLSKW, from the coding sequence ATGTTTGACCTAGAGGCCCTGCTCCTCTCGCTAAAGCTGGCTTTATGGACTTTGACTCTTATTCTGCCTTTTGGGGTCTGGGTCGCCCATACTCTCCAAGGCATGGGGAGAATGCGGTCATGGATAGAGGCTGGCTTAGCCCTCCCGTTGGTTCTGCCACCAACGGTGTTGGGTTACTACTTATTAGTAGGCCTTGGTGGAAAAGGTATTTTTGGCGTCCCGCTTGTGTTTTCATTTACAGGAATTCTGATTGCTTCTCTGATCGTTAATCTTCCTTTTGCTATTCAACCGATACAACGCGCATTCGAAGCAATTCAACCGGAGATTCGCGAAGCTGCTCAAGTCAGCGGTTTATC
- the soxY gene encoding thiosulfate oxidation carrier protein SoxY, with the protein MNLQRRDLMKYTAVFGLMASAGLITTAQAEEWNKAVFDGKSLDEVFKALGTGTPEKSAAVTINAPDIAENGAVVPVGITTNLKGNQLAILVEKNPSPMAVQFFIPAGTEPMVTTRIKMAQTSNVYALVKADGKWTMAVKEIKVTLGGCGG; encoded by the coding sequence ATGAATTTGCAGCGTCGCGATTTAATGAAATATACGGCAGTATTCGGGCTGATGGCATCTGCTGGATTAATTACCACCGCACAGGCTGAGGAGTGGAACAAAGCCGTCTTTGATGGCAAAAGCCTGGATGAGGTATTCAAAGCCCTTGGTACTGGCACTCCAGAGAAATCTGCAGCAGTGACGATTAATGCACCTGATATTGCAGAAAATGGCGCAGTTGTACCGGTTGGCATTACGACTAATCTAAAAGGAAATCAATTAGCTATCTTGGTTGAAAAAAATCCGAGCCCTATGGCTGTGCAATTTTTTATTCCAGCAGGCACCGAGCCGATGGTAACTACTCGTATCAAAATGGCTCAGACCTCCAATGTCTATGCTTTGGTGAAGGCCGATGGTAAGTGGACTATGGCTGTTAAAGAAATTAAGGTGACTTTAGGTGGTTGCGGCGGTTAA
- the soxZ gene encoding thiosulfate oxidation carrier complex protein SoxZ: MGDPMRIRAAESNGVVDVKILMKHDMESGQRKDSAGKLIPAWFISTVTVKAQGKEVFAAEFGSAVSKDPFLSFKYKGSKGDKLTVSWIDTKGDKRTDEATVS; this comes from the coding sequence ATGGGTGATCCAATGCGCATTCGGGCAGCCGAATCAAATGGTGTTGTCGATGTCAAAATTCTCATGAAGCATGATATGGAGTCAGGTCAGCGTAAAGATTCTGCCGGAAAATTGATTCCTGCTTGGTTTATTTCAACGGTTACTGTCAAAGCCCAGGGTAAAGAAGTATTTGCTGCAGAGTTTGGCTCAGCCGTCTCCAAGGATCCTTTCTTGAGCTTTAAGTACAAGGGTTCAAAGGGAGATAAGCTAACGGTAAGCTGGATTGATACCAAGGGCGATAAGCGGACTGATGAAGCAACCGTCTCCTAA
- the soxA gene encoding sulfur oxidation c-type cytochrome SoxA yields the protein MKQPSPKVAMQKHHRLLLKVALASTVAIASASSFAQSTADEIAKYRQMIADGNPSELYEDAGAELWKKPAGPKNATLEKCNLGLGSGVIKGAAAQLPRYFADTNKVQDLESRLITCMSTLQGISAQEIIDAPFQKGLKKDMDALVAYVVTASKDQKIKVSVQHPKEKEAYELGKRAFYYQGGPMDFSCATCHGSDGKRIRLQDLPNLTSQAGAAAGWGSWPAYRVSSGQFWTMGLRLNDCYRQQRFPFPIYGSELLTAVSMYMAVNANGGTMQTPGLKR from the coding sequence ATGAAGCAACCGTCTCCTAAAGTCGCTATGCAAAAACATCACCGTCTTTTATTGAAGGTTGCACTCGCAAGCACTGTGGCGATTGCGAGTGCAAGTTCTTTTGCGCAATCTACTGCTGACGAAATCGCCAAGTACCGTCAAATGATTGCCGATGGAAACCCATCAGAGTTATATGAAGATGCTGGAGCGGAGTTATGGAAAAAGCCAGCAGGACCTAAAAATGCCACTCTTGAAAAATGTAATCTAGGTCTTGGCTCTGGAGTCATTAAAGGGGCGGCAGCGCAGTTGCCAAGATATTTTGCTGATACCAATAAAGTGCAGGACTTAGAGTCACGCTTGATTACTTGCATGTCTACTTTGCAAGGTATTTCTGCTCAGGAAATTATTGATGCGCCATTCCAAAAGGGTCTTAAGAAGGACATGGATGCTTTGGTGGCTTATGTAGTGACCGCATCCAAAGATCAGAAAATTAAGGTAAGCGTTCAGCATCCAAAAGAAAAAGAGGCTTATGAATTAGGTAAGCGTGCTTTTTATTACCAGGGCGGCCCCATGGATTTCTCGTGCGCCACTTGTCATGGTTCTGATGGCAAGCGTATTCGTTTGCAGGATCTGCCTAATTTAACTTCTCAGGCTGGCGCTGCTGCAGGATGGGGTTCGTGGCCAGCTTACCGCGTATCAAGCGGTCAGTTTTGGACCATGGGTCTGCGCTTAAATGATTGCTATCGCCAGCAACGCTTCCCATTCCCAATTTATGGCTCAGAGTTATTAACAGCGGTTTCCATGTATATGGCTGTTAACGCTAATGGTGGCACGATGCAAACACCAGGCTTGAAGCGCTAG
- the soxX gene encoding sulfur oxidation c-type cytochrome SoxX produces the protein MKTKLFLSITTLTIFSCAVHAQSNFDSKFQKMMSEGFRAEGIAGLDRIKQDETQRFCSNPKQINTKQGAAKAIEIQKMNMASIAQPTDGKYIGNWKSGEAIAQSGRGATWTDKPDTVNGGGCYNCHEIDKKEISYGNIGPSLWNYGKNRGYSQEVLVYTWNRINNSKAYNACSNMPRFGHFKLLTQEQMQDVMALLLDPQSPVNQ, from the coding sequence ATGAAAACAAAATTATTCCTATCTATTACCACCCTCACAATTTTTTCTTGTGCAGTACACGCTCAATCTAATTTTGATTCTAAGTTTCAGAAAATGATGTCAGAGGGCTTTAGGGCTGAAGGCATAGCAGGCTTGGATCGTATCAAGCAGGACGAAACACAGCGTTTTTGTTCAAACCCAAAACAAATAAATACAAAGCAGGGGGCTGCTAAAGCGATTGAAATTCAAAAAATGAATATGGCTTCGATTGCTCAACCGACGGATGGAAAATATATTGGTAATTGGAAGAGTGGTGAAGCAATTGCTCAGAGTGGTCGTGGCGCTACCTGGACTGATAAGCCTGATACCGTGAATGGTGGTGGCTGCTATAACTGCCATGAGATCGATAAAAAAGAGATCTCTTACGGCAATATTGGCCCAAGCTTGTGGAATTACGGAAAAAACCGCGGGTATTCACAAGAAGTATTGGTTTATACCTGGAATCGGATAAACAATTCAAAAGCCTATAACGCCTGCAGTAATATGCCGCGTTTTGGGCACTTCAAATTGTTAACCCAAGAGCAAATGCAAGATGTCATGGCTTTGTTACTAGATCCGCAGTCACCTGTTAATCAGTAA
- the soxB gene encoding thiosulfohydrolase SoxB, with protein MSLNRRDFLQALAFASMGGMSLQSEFSAAQSHAQSFYELPRFGNVHLLHFTDCHAQLLPIYFREPNVNIGVGSQAGKTPHLVGEYFLKANKIASHTRDAHAFTYLDFTAAAKRYGKMGGFAHLSTLVKQLKASRPGALLLDGGDTWQGSGTALWTQGQDMVTAALALGVDVMTAHWEMTLGEQRVMEIVQKDFQNKISFIAQNITTTDFGDEVFAPYVMREMNGVPVAIIGQAFPYTPVANPRYFTPNWTFGIQEQNLQKTIDQVRQKGAKAVVLLSHNGMDVDLKLASRVRGLDAILGGHTHDGVPIPVKVKNAGGITLVTNAGSNGKFLGVLDFDVKGGRVVDFRYKLLPVFSRLIPADPKMSELITQIRKPFENRLNEQLAKTDDLLYRRGNFNGSFDQVILDGLMAQKNAEIAFSPGFRWGTSLLPGQSITMENLMDQTAITYPYTTVSNMTGENIKTILEDVADNLFNPDPYYQQGGDMVRVGGLQYTIDPNASMGKRISEMRLNGKLIEAHKQYRVAGWAPVSEEARSQGSEPIWNLMSRHLKESKFIKPQKLNEPIIKGVANNPGIAPIRS; from the coding sequence ATGTCACTCAATCGTAGGGATTTTCTTCAGGCATTAGCCTTTGCTTCGATGGGTGGCATGAGTTTGCAGTCTGAATTTTCTGCTGCACAAAGCCATGCTCAGTCTTTTTATGAATTGCCGAGATTTGGTAATGTGCATCTACTGCACTTTACCGATTGCCATGCGCAACTTCTGCCGATTTATTTCCGTGAGCCCAATGTCAATATTGGAGTGGGGTCGCAAGCCGGCAAGACACCGCATCTTGTTGGCGAATATTTCCTGAAGGCAAATAAGATTGCTTCGCATACTCGGGATGCGCATGCTTTTACGTACTTAGATTTTACTGCTGCTGCTAAGCGGTATGGAAAGATGGGCGGCTTTGCGCACTTATCAACTCTGGTTAAGCAGTTAAAGGCATCAAGACCTGGAGCCTTATTGCTTGATGGTGGGGATACTTGGCAGGGATCGGGGACTGCCTTGTGGACCCAAGGTCAGGATATGGTTACTGCAGCCTTAGCCTTAGGTGTTGATGTCATGACTGCCCACTGGGAAATGACACTTGGTGAGCAGCGCGTGATGGAGATTGTGCAAAAGGATTTCCAGAACAAGATCTCTTTTATTGCCCAAAATATCACTACAACGGATTTTGGTGATGAGGTATTTGCGCCATACGTCATGCGTGAGATGAATGGTGTACCGGTTGCCATTATTGGCCAAGCATTTCCATACACGCCTGTAGCCAATCCAAGATATTTCACGCCAAACTGGACCTTTGGTATCCAAGAGCAAAATCTGCAAAAGACGATTGATCAGGTAAGGCAGAAGGGTGCCAAAGCTGTAGTGTTGCTCTCCCACAATGGCATGGATGTTGACTTAAAGCTTGCGTCCAGAGTCCGAGGCTTGGATGCGATATTGGGTGGTCATACCCATGATGGTGTTCCCATTCCAGTCAAGGTAAAGAATGCCGGCGGTATTACTCTGGTGACCAATGCTGGATCTAATGGAAAATTTTTAGGTGTTTTGGATTTTGATGTGAAAGGTGGTCGAGTAGTGGATTTCCGCTACAAGCTATTGCCAGTATTTTCAAGGCTCATTCCGGCTGACCCCAAAATGAGCGAGCTCATCACACAAATTCGCAAACCTTTTGAAAATCGTTTGAATGAGCAACTGGCTAAAACGGATGATCTGTTGTATCGACGCGGTAATTTCAATGGCAGTTTTGATCAAGTCATTTTGGATGGTTTAATGGCCCAAAAGAATGCCGAGATTGCATTCTCTCCCGGGTTTAGGTGGGGCACCTCTTTGTTGCCAGGTCAATCCATCACGATGGAAAATTTGATGGATCAAACAGCCATCACTTACCCCTACACAACCGTCTCTAATATGACGGGTGAAAACATTAAGACTATCCTTGAGGATGTGGCTGACAATTTATTTAATCCAGATCCGTATTATCAGCAGGGCGGTGATATGGTGAGGGTGGGTGGCCTGCAGTACACCATCGATCCCAATGCCTCCATGGGTAAACGTATTTCAGAGATGCGCCTGAATGGCAAGCTCATTGAGGCTCATAAACAATACCGAGTTGCTGGGTGGGCGCCGGTGAGTGAAGAGGCTAGATCTCAAGGCTCTGAGCCAATTTGGAATTTGATGTCTAGGCATCTTAAAGAGAGCAAGTTCATTAAGCCCCAGAAATTAAATGAGCCCATCATTAAAGGCGTTGCCAATAATCCGGGCATTGCACCCATTCGTTCATAA
- a CDS encoding DsrE family protein: MTISNAPFSFLKRFLLLSAFIFTALLTCESAFAQTKVVYHIDDAQAQGLKGLRNIRNHLDTAPQTKIIVVTHAAGVDLLMEGAKDQKNNIEYGPLVSALKSRGVVFEVCEITLKNRNLNKNQFVLDADFTPSGVVKIADLQYLDHYAYIKP; this comes from the coding sequence ATGACTATTTCAAATGCACCCTTTTCGTTTCTAAAGCGTTTTCTTCTATTGAGCGCCTTTATTTTTACTGCGCTACTCACTTGTGAGTCTGCTTTTGCGCAAACTAAAGTCGTGTATCACATTGATGATGCGCAAGCGCAAGGCCTCAAGGGCTTGCGCAATATTCGCAATCATTTAGATACCGCCCCGCAAACCAAAATTATTGTCGTTACTCATGCTGCTGGCGTTGACCTGTTGATGGAAGGTGCAAAAGATCAGAAAAACAATATTGAATATGGTCCTTTAGTATCCGCACTCAAATCAAGAGGGGTGGTATTTGAGGTTTGTGAAATTACCCTCAAAAATCGCAATCTCAATAAGAATCAATTTGTGCTTGATGCTGACTTCACTCCATCAGGCGTAGTCAAGATAGCCGATCTCCAATATCTAGATCATTACGCCTATATCAAGCCTTAG
- a CDS encoding YeeE/YedE family protein: protein MNTVDITSIGHQALWETFIVAALLGAIMQRTNFCTMGAIADLFVMSDLSRLRQWALAIGIAILGVMFFSSAGLIDTSKTIYTSSKLMYLSILVGSTLFGFGMVLASGCGSKTLVRIGGGNLKALIVFLVLGLIAYMTLRGFLAVIRINFLDSFFITLGSNQDLPSIVGSQFALSRASAHLHLMLGLLVGGAFILFALLQKSFWTTRNMLAGFGVGLAICAVWWISGYLAFVAEDPNTLEEVFLVTNSGKMESLSFVAPYAYFLDWLMFYSDTSKVLTIGVVAVVGMVCGSAAVAIASKTFRWESFVNAEDTVNHMIGGALMGFGGITALGCTIGQGLSGLSTLSLGSFLALPGFFLGAYLGLRYLQMRLAPNPCA from the coding sequence ATGAATACCGTAGACATTACATCGATTGGGCACCAAGCCTTATGGGAGACATTTATTGTTGCTGCATTGCTGGGCGCAATCATGCAGCGTACGAACTTTTGCACCATGGGTGCGATTGCCGATCTTTTTGTGATGTCTGATTTATCCAGGTTGCGTCAATGGGCTTTAGCGATCGGCATTGCTATCTTGGGCGTCATGTTTTTCTCATCTGCCGGATTGATAGATACCTCTAAAACAATTTATACCTCTAGTAAGTTGATGTATTTATCTATCTTGGTGGGAAGTACCTTGTTTGGTTTTGGTATGGTTTTGGCTTCTGGTTGCGGTAGTAAAACCTTGGTACGCATCGGAGGCGGTAATTTAAAGGCATTGATCGTTTTCTTGGTGCTGGGCTTGATAGCCTATATGACTTTACGGGGATTCTTGGCCGTCATTCGCATCAATTTTTTAGATAGCTTTTTTATTACTTTGGGCTCTAACCAAGATCTTCCTAGTATTGTGGGTTCTCAGTTTGCTTTGAGTCGTGCTAGCGCGCATTTGCATTTAATGCTTGGCTTGTTAGTTGGTGGCGCATTTATTCTATTTGCGCTGTTGCAAAAATCATTTTGGACTACTAGAAATATGTTAGCCGGCTTTGGCGTTGGTTTAGCAATTTGCGCTGTCTGGTGGATTTCAGGTTATCTGGCATTCGTTGCCGAAGATCCAAATACTCTCGAGGAAGTGTTCTTGGTCACCAACTCTGGAAAAATGGAGAGCCTTTCGTTTGTTGCTCCTTATGCCTACTTTTTGGATTGGCTCATGTTTTACAGCGATACCTCTAAAGTCTTGACCATTGGGGTGGTTGCTGTTGTGGGGATGGTTTGTGGATCTGCTGCCGTGGCCATCGCTAGTAAGACCTTTCGCTGGGAGTCATTTGTGAATGCTGAAGATACAGTCAATCATATGATTGGCGGGGCCTTAATGGGTTTTGGTGGCATCACTGCTTTGGGCTGCACCATTGGCCAAGGCCTCAGTGGACTCTCCACTCTTTCTTTGGGCTCATTCTTAGCGCTTCCAGGATTTTTCTTGGGCGCGTATTTAGGCTTGCGTTATTTGCAAATGCGCTTAGCCCCAAATCCCTGTGCCTAA
- a CDS encoding YeeE/YedE family protein codes for MQIDWLNFTPIPSLFGGIMLGIAAALYVFLHGRILGISGIVSGLLHAVNGDRAWRVVFILGLLTAPFLGAVFFDVQPIIEVDADWFAVMLAGGLVGFGAQYGSGCASGHGICGLSRLSPRSLVATLSFMAAGFLTVFVLRHLIGV; via the coding sequence ATGCAAATTGATTGGCTCAACTTTACTCCTATACCCTCATTGTTCGGCGGCATCATGCTTGGTATTGCGGCCGCATTATATGTTTTCTTGCACGGAAGAATTTTAGGAATTAGTGGGATCGTGTCTGGTTTATTACATGCAGTAAATGGAGATCGTGCTTGGCGAGTTGTCTTCATTCTTGGGCTATTAACGGCACCATTTTTAGGCGCTGTATTTTTTGATGTGCAACCCATTATTGAGGTGGATGCAGATTGGTTTGCAGTAATGCTAGCGGGAGGTTTAGTTGGCTTTGGCGCTCAGTATGGTTCGGGATGCGCTAGCGGCCATGGTATTTGCGGATTATCCCGCCTATCCCCTCGATCATTGGTGGCAACACTGTCATTTATGGCCGCAGGTTTTTTGACAGTCTTTGTTCTGCGTCATTTGATTGGAGTCTGA
- a CDS encoding DUF6691 family protein, which yields MKKHFSLYSQYAIGVLFGWGLIISGMSNPHKILGFLDLAGSWDPSLLFVMIGAIIVGLGGFYIVSKRTEAFFGGALHIPKRRDISKPLIIGSLIFGAGWGIAGFCPGPAIAALGAGHLKALLFLVAMLAGMEICDRFFSAHKNAP from the coding sequence ATGAAAAAACATTTCAGTCTTTACAGTCAATATGCCATTGGTGTTCTCTTTGGATGGGGTCTCATTATTTCCGGTATGAGTAATCCACACAAGATCTTGGGGTTCTTAGATTTAGCTGGCTCATGGGATCCCTCATTATTGTTTGTGATGATTGGCGCAATCATCGTGGGTCTTGGGGGCTTTTATATTGTTAGCAAAAGAACTGAGGCCTTTTTTGGTGGCGCCTTACATATCCCAAAGAGACGGGACATTTCCAAGCCTCTCATAATTGGAAGCCTGATATTTGGAGCCGGATGGGGTATTGCTGGCTTTTGTCCTGGCCCCGCGATCGCCGCCTTGGGGGCTGGGCATCTGAAGGCTTTGCTTTTCCTGGTCGCCATGTTGGCGGGTATGGAAATTTGCGATCGCTTCTTTAGCGCGCATAAGAACGCCCCCTAA
- a CDS encoding TIGR01244 family sulfur transferase, whose amino-acid sequence MSLPITCHNDQFGTLGQIDPSHLAEIAQQGYKSVINNRPDGEGGPDQPKNADIQAEAERLGLHYAYLPVVPSAMTVEQVREMARLLKTLPGPVLAFCRSGARSTNLYQLALQVQ is encoded by the coding sequence ATGAGTCTTCCCATTACTTGTCATAATGACCAATTTGGTACATTAGGTCAGATCGATCCAAGCCATTTGGCTGAGATTGCTCAACAAGGTTACAAGAGCGTGATTAATAATCGCCCCGATGGCGAAGGTGGTCCAGATCAGCCCAAAAATGCAGATATTCAGGCTGAAGCTGAGAGGTTGGGTTTGCATTACGCTTATCTACCAGTGGTTCCTAGTGCAATGACTGTAGAGCAGGTGAGAGAGATGGCGCGCTTGTTAAAGACTTTGCCTGGCCCTGTACTTGCATTTTGTCGCTCTGGTGCACGCTCAACCAATTTGTATCAACTTGCCTTGCAAGTGCAATAA
- a CDS encoding acyl-CoA thioesterase encodes MRIAIPEERKLVHEMIMPIRWGDMDAYGHVNNTVYFRYMEQARVE; translated from the coding sequence ATGCGTATTGCCATACCCGAAGAGCGCAAGCTGGTTCACGAAATGATCATGCCTATTCGTTGGGGTGATATGGATGCCTATGGTCATGTCAACAATACGGTCTACTTTCGTTATATGGAACAAGCTCGCGTTGAGTGA
- a CDS encoding acyl-CoA thioesterase, giving the protein MGYQVAPGRESMLMMNGFCNFYQQLSYPGDLILKTSIGAIGRTSMDVYTSMALTTAPDEEVALGGATMVWVDLSTNKSAPWPEHVLQKIG; this is encoded by the coding sequence TTGGGGTATCAAGTAGCCCCAGGCCGTGAGTCCATGTTGATGATGAATGGCTTTTGTAATTTCTATCAGCAACTCTCATATCCAGGTGATTTAATTCTCAAGACCTCGATTGGAGCTATTGGTAGAACGAGTATGGATGTCTACACCAGTATGGCGTTAACGACTGCGCCTGATGAGGAGGTGGCTTTAGGGGGTGCAACCATGGTTTGGGTGGATCTCTCAACCAATAAATCAGCTCCTTGGCCTGAACATGTTCTGCAAAAGATTGGCTAA
- the mnmH gene encoding tRNA 2-selenouridine(34) synthase MnmH — protein MQTSNPHILKTEQFLSELDQFDLVIDVRSPAEFALDHIPGAVNYPVLDNDERATIGTLYKQESPFAAKKLGAALVSRNIANHLEKHFLDLPREWRPLIYCWRGGERSGAFTHILNRIGWKAMQLQGGYQGFRRTVIDGLEEVAGKFSFQVICGMTGSGKTRVLQEAKGYGAQILDLEALAIHRGSVLGNEPNIEQPSQKGFETALWNALRTLDPSRPVMVESESKKVGGVHIPDALMEKIRSGTCIELRSSSQTRVSWLIREYHHFLSDTENFKAKLALLTAHYGKVQIAKWNEAIDAGQFPELVEELLVKHYDPSYQSSIVRNFSQYKIENFVQLENDSDEAFAKAAKAIVQKLGHQV, from the coding sequence ATGCAAACAAGCAATCCCCATATTCTAAAAACAGAACAATTTTTATCCGAGTTAGATCAGTTTGATCTAGTGATTGATGTCAGATCTCCTGCTGAATTTGCACTGGATCATATTCCAGGCGCCGTGAATTATCCCGTCTTGGATAATGATGAGCGCGCAACTATTGGCACCTTGTACAAACAAGAGTCTCCGTTTGCCGCTAAGAAATTAGGCGCTGCTTTAGTGTCTCGTAATATTGCCAACCACCTGGAGAAACATTTCCTAGATCTTCCGCGCGAATGGCGACCATTAATTTATTGCTGGCGTGGTGGAGAGCGTAGCGGTGCATTTACCCATATTCTCAATCGTATCGGCTGGAAGGCAATGCAATTGCAGGGTGGCTACCAAGGTTTTCGGCGAACGGTGATTGATGGTCTTGAGGAGGTTGCTGGAAAATTTTCCTTTCAAGTGATATGCGGCATGACTGGAAGTGGCAAGACCAGAGTGCTGCAAGAAGCGAAAGGATACGGCGCTCAAATCTTAGATTTAGAGGCCTTGGCCATACACCGTGGCTCTGTGTTGGGCAATGAGCCTAATATTGAACAGCCATCTCAAAAAGGCTTTGAGACTGCATTGTGGAATGCATTGCGCACTTTGGACCCTTCAAGACCTGTCATGGTCGAGTCTGAGAGTAAGAAGGTTGGGGGCGTACATATTCCCGATGCCTTGATGGAAAAAATTCGCAGTGGCACCTGCATTGAGCTGAGATCTAGTTCGCAGACGCGGGTTTCTTGGTTGATTCGTGAGTATCACCATTTTTTAAGTGATACCGAAAATTTCAAAGCTAAGTTAGCACTATTGACTGCTCACTATGGCAAAGTGCAAATTGCCAAATGGAACGAGGCAATTGATGCTGGACAGTTCCCAGAATTGGTTGAGGAGTTATTGGTAAAGCACTATGACCCATCCTATCAATCTTCTATTGTGCGCAACTTTTCGCAGTACAAGATTGAAAACTTTGTGCAACTAGAGAACGATAGTGACGAGGCCTTTGCTAAAGCGGCAAAGGCCATCGTACAAAAGCTAGGCCATCAGGTTTAA
- a CDS encoding acyl-CoA dehydrogenase codes for MSKASFNWADPLLLDTQLTEEERMIRDAAAEYAQGRLMPRIQEAYRNETTDPAIFREMGELGLLGVTIPEQYGGSNLNYVSYGLIAREIERVDSGYRSMMSVQSSLVMVPINDFGSEAQKQKYLPKLATGKWIGCFGLTEPNYGSDAGGMITRAKKVPGGFSLTGSKMWISNAPIADVFVVWAKNDEGVIRGYILEKGMKGLSAPKISGKLGLRASITGEIVMDEVFVPAENEFPEVTGLKGPFTCLNSARYGISWGALGAAEWCWHAARQYTLDRKQFGKPLAANQLIQKKLADMQTDIALGLQGCLRLGRMKDEGIAAPEITSIMKRNSCGKSLEIARLARDMHGGNGISDEYGVARHMMNLEVVNTYEGTHDIHALILGRAQTGIQAFS; via the coding sequence ATGAGTAAAGCCAGCTTTAATTGGGCAGACCCCCTTCTCTTGGATACCCAATTAACCGAGGAAGAGCGCATGATTCGTGATGCTGCCGCAGAGTATGCGCAAGGCCGCCTCATGCCCCGCATTCAAGAAGCCTATCGAAATGAAACAACTGATCCTGCTATCTTTCGCGAAATGGGTGAGCTTGGACTTCTGGGCGTTACCATCCCAGAGCAATATGGTGGCTCCAATTTAAATTATGTTTCCTATGGATTAATTGCACGAGAAATCGAACGCGTTGACTCTGGCTATCGCTCCATGATGAGTGTGCAGTCCTCTCTCGTGATGGTACCTATTAATGATTTTGGTAGTGAAGCCCAAAAACAAAAATATTTGCCCAAATTAGCAACGGGTAAATGGATTGGTTGCTTTGGATTAACTGAACCTAATTATGGTTCTGATGCTGGCGGCATGATCACGCGCGCCAAGAAAGTTCCTGGTGGATTTTCTCTAACGGGCTCCAAGATGTGGATCTCCAATGCGCCGATTGCAGACGTATTTGTTGTATGGGCAAAAAATGATGAGGGCGTCATTCGTGGCTACATTCTAGAAAAAGGCATGAAAGGCCTAAGCGCACCCAAGATCAGTGGCAAGTTAGGTCTGCGCGCCTCTATCACTGGTGAAATCGTGATGGATGAAGTTTTTGTGCCAGCCGAAAATGAATTCCCGGAAGTCACTGGCCTCAAAGGACCATTTACCTGCTTGAACTCTGCTCGCTATGGCATCTCCTGGGGCGCCTTAGGTGCTGCCGAGTGGTGTTGGCATGCAGCGCGTCAATACACTTTAGATCGCAAACAATTTGGTAAGCCTTTGGCGGCAAATCAATTAATTCAGAAGAAATTGGCTGACATGCAAACCGATATTGCACTAGGTTTACAAGGCTGTCTGCGCCTGGGTCGCATGAAAGATGAAGGCATCGCTGCACCAGAAATCACCTCGATCATGAAGCGTAACTCTTGCGGCAAATCTTTAGAGATTGCAAGGCTGGCACGCGATATGCATGGCGGCAACGGCATCTCTGATGAGTATGGCGTAGCGCGTCATATGATGAACCTAGAGGTCGTCAATACCTACGAAGGTACTCACGATATTCACGCCCTGATTTTGGGTCGCGCGCAAACTGGGATCCAAGCCTTTAGTTAA